Proteins from one Oscillatoria nigro-viridis PCC 7112 genomic window:
- a CDS encoding ExbD/TolR family protein, with amino-acid sequence MKINLDNPAEEARIELVPLIDVIFCILTFFLLAALQLTRQQAINVDLPKAKTGQTQMREMLIVSIDDFGQTYLDQLPVNYQQLDRVLKSFQSRNPAGLMVLYAPQNARYAKVVEVLDKLREVGGDRVALATLPSSAPSPLPNTSLPNSGIPAAPAIGNSGQPLQSPVAPGQQQLNPNQFQSPLPAPGQQQFNPNQFQSPLPALGQPSNSGANQGIPPVSPAPAAPNLRPGAVTPPQDGGSSN; translated from the coding sequence ATGAAGATTAATCTAGATAATCCTGCTGAAGAGGCTCGGATAGAACTGGTGCCTTTAATTGACGTGATCTTTTGCATTCTGACGTTTTTTCTGCTGGCGGCTTTGCAACTGACTCGCCAGCAAGCAATTAATGTCGATTTGCCTAAAGCAAAGACTGGACAAACGCAGATGCGAGAGATGCTGATTGTCAGCATTGACGATTTCGGTCAAACTTATCTCGATCAATTGCCTGTTAATTACCAACAACTCGATCGAGTTTTAAAGAGTTTCCAAAGCAGAAATCCTGCGGGGTTGATGGTACTGTACGCTCCTCAAAATGCTAGATATGCCAAAGTTGTCGAGGTTTTAGACAAATTGAGAGAGGTAGGGGGCGATAGAGTTGCCCTGGCAACTCTTCCTAGTTCGGCTCCTTCCCCATTGCCCAATACCTCGCTTCCCAATTCTGGCATTCCTGCGGCACCTGCGATCGGCAATTCCGGTCAACCCCTGCAGTCTCCTGTGGCTCCTGGGCAGCAGCAGCTCAATCCAAATCAGTTTCAATCTCCTCTCCCGGCTCCTGGGCAGCAGCAGTTCAATCCGAATCAGTTTCAATCCCCTCTCCCGGCTCTCGGGCAGCCTAGCAACTCTGGGGCAAATCAGGGCATTCCTCCTGTTTCACCTGCACCCGCTGCTCCCAATTTAAGACCCGGAGCGGTCACTCCACCGCAGGATGGGGGGTCATCGAATTAG
- a CDS encoding PP2C family protein-serine/threonine phosphatase, with translation MKRSFAGKTDTGLVRSVNQDSYYIDSDGRFFIVADGMGGHAGGQEASRIATEAIQSYLLEHWEGPEDSPLLLEKAFLIANQAILTDQLDHPERADMGTTAVVLMFRDEGRPWCANIGDSRLYRLHGSRLEQITEDQTWVAQAVKRKALTPDQARTHPWRHVLSQCLGRDDLREIDILPVDVQPGDRLLLCSDGLTEELSDPLIASPLKSIRACEGAANALIQAAKDKGGRDNITVVIVTIDLK, from the coding sequence ATGAAACGCTCTTTCGCAGGTAAGACAGACACAGGGCTAGTTCGTTCCGTAAATCAGGATTCGTACTACATAGACTCTGACGGGCGATTTTTCATAGTGGCCGATGGCATGGGAGGACACGCCGGAGGTCAAGAAGCCAGCCGGATTGCGACTGAGGCGATTCAATCTTATTTGCTCGAACATTGGGAAGGGCCAGAGGATTCTCCGCTGTTGTTGGAAAAGGCTTTTTTAATTGCCAATCAAGCAATTTTGACGGATCAGCTCGACCACCCCGAGCGTGCTGATATGGGAACTACGGCTGTGGTTCTAATGTTTAGGGATGAGGGCCGACCCTGGTGCGCTAATATCGGGGACTCTCGCTTGTACCGACTGCACGGCTCTCGCTTGGAACAGATTACTGAAGACCAGACTTGGGTGGCTCAGGCTGTGAAAAGAAAGGCCCTAACTCCTGACCAGGCTCGCACTCATCCTTGGCGTCACGTTTTGTCCCAGTGTTTGGGCCGCGATGATTTGCGGGAAATAGATATTTTGCCGGTGGACGTGCAGCCTGGGGATCGCTTGCTGCTCTGCAGCGATGGCTTGACTGAAGAACTTTCCGATCCTTTGATAGCTTCGCCTCTGAAGTCGATTCGCGCCTGCGAGGGCGCTGCAAATGCTTTAATTCAAGCAGCTAAGGATAAAGGTGGACGCGATAATATTACTGTGGTGATCGTGACGATCGACCTTAAATAA
- a CDS encoding AAA family ATPase, with amino-acid sequence MESNQQPANHQPQIILITGNMAAGKSSVAQSLAERLPKSVHLRGDIFRRMIVNGQAEMALNLSAEAYQQLQLRYHLAAMAARHYLQAGFTVVYQDIIIGSALAEVLATFHDVPLSAIVLCPKAEVVAARDAARTKTGYANETMVYAFDRILRTETPRFGYWLDSTHLTVEETVDRILANLQGE; translated from the coding sequence ATGGAGAGCAATCAGCAACCTGCAAATCATCAGCCACAAATTATTTTGATTACCGGGAACATGGCTGCCGGAAAATCAAGTGTGGCCCAATCACTTGCCGAACGGTTGCCCAAAAGTGTCCACCTTCGCGGCGATATCTTTCGTCGCATGATTGTGAATGGACAGGCGGAAATGGCGTTAAATTTGTCAGCAGAGGCATATCAGCAGCTTCAACTGCGGTATCACCTGGCAGCAATGGCAGCGCGACACTATCTCCAGGCTGGTTTTACGGTCGTTTATCAAGACATCATCATTGGTTCGGCACTGGCTGAGGTACTTGCCACTTTCCACGATGTGCCGTTGTCGGCGATCGTTCTGTGTCCGAAGGCAGAAGTTGTAGCTGCACGGGATGCAGCAAGAACGAAAACCGGATATGCCAACGAAACAATGGTTTATGCATTCGATCGCATTCTCCGTACCGAAACTCCTCGCTTTGGCTACTGGCTGGATTCAACCCATCTAACGGTAGAAGAAACGGTCGATCGGATTTTGGCAAATTTGCAAGGTGAATGA
- a CDS encoding DUF6825 family protein — MSKPPVHAFFVGRALAEALYEQLESAATNAFSELGKFDAEQRERLRQFTDRVVERANKASEEAMQTRTGTASTTTIQDIHPADLQATIDELRAEVALVRSELQRYRSTLP; from the coding sequence ATGAGTAAACCCCCAGTTCATGCTTTTTTTGTAGGCAGAGCACTTGCCGAAGCACTGTACGAGCAATTAGAAAGCGCAGCAACCAACGCTTTCTCTGAACTCGGCAAATTTGACGCAGAACAAAGAGAACGCCTGCGGCAGTTCACAGATCGAGTTGTGGAACGGGCAAATAAAGCTTCGGAGGAGGCGATGCAGACCAGAACTGGCACTGCAAGCACCACCACCATTCAAGACATCCATCCCGCTGATTTGCAAGCGACTATTGACGAGCTGCGCGCCGAAGTGGCTCTTGTGCGATCGGAATTGCAGCGCTACCGCAGCACTTTGCCCTAG
- a CDS encoding ABC1 kinase family protein produces MSALLDDSVNRQRSPKHTGEADEPKTASKSYKSKAYRWNREKYSRKRRFFDIWAFVLLWLASLWLDSKNWSYWGGVTEEKKVARRRFQAIWVRETLLDLGPTFIKVGQLFSTRADLFPAEFVEELSKLQDKVPAFSYEQLEVIVEQDLGKTVQELYRSFDPVPLAAASLGQVHKAQLHSGPEVVVKVQRPGLRKLFEIDLQILKGIARYFQNHPKWGRGRDWMGIYEECCRILWLEIDYLHEGRNADTFRRNFSNCDWVRVPRVYWRYAAPRVLTLEYLPGIKISHYEALEAAGIDRKLIAQLGAKAYLRQLLNDGFFHADPHPGNIAVSPDGCLIFYDFGMMGQIQSNVREGLMETLYGIASKDGQRIMDSLIELGALVPTGDMSPVRRSIQYMLDNFMDKPFENQSVSAITDDLYDIAYNQPFRFPATFTFVMRAFSTIEGVGRGLDPEFNFMEVAQPFAMQLMSNGNGPDTGSSIFNEIGRQAAQVSSSALGLPRRIEETIDKLEQGDLRIRVRSAETERLLRRMSSAQMGTNYALLMSAFTLSATILFVSNQVWPAVAVAVLAAGAGFAMLRLFRRIDRLDRMS; encoded by the coding sequence GTGTCTGCTCTCCTTGATGACTCTGTTAATCGCCAGCGCTCCCCCAAGCACACTGGCGAAGCCGATGAGCCAAAAACTGCTAGTAAATCCTACAAAAGTAAAGCTTATCGCTGGAATCGCGAAAAATATTCCCGGAAGCGGCGCTTCTTCGACATTTGGGCCTTTGTCTTGCTCTGGCTGGCTTCCCTCTGGCTCGACAGCAAAAATTGGAGCTACTGGGGAGGCGTGACTGAAGAAAAGAAAGTTGCCAGACGCCGCTTTCAAGCTATCTGGGTGCGAGAAACACTCTTGGATTTGGGGCCGACTTTCATTAAAGTTGGGCAGTTATTTTCCACCCGCGCCGACTTGTTCCCAGCAGAGTTTGTGGAGGAACTTTCTAAGCTGCAAGATAAAGTCCCTGCTTTCAGCTACGAGCAGTTGGAGGTAATTGTCGAGCAAGATTTGGGCAAGACAGTTCAAGAACTCTACCGCAGCTTTGACCCGGTACCCCTGGCTGCTGCCAGTCTGGGTCAGGTACACAAAGCTCAACTGCATTCGGGCCCGGAAGTGGTCGTCAAGGTGCAGCGACCGGGACTGCGGAAACTGTTCGAGATCGATTTGCAAATTCTTAAGGGAATTGCCCGCTACTTTCAAAACCATCCTAAGTGGGGCCGCGGCCGAGATTGGATGGGGATTTATGAGGAATGCTGTCGCATTCTCTGGCTGGAAATTGACTATCTCCATGAAGGCCGGAATGCTGATACTTTTCGCCGCAATTTTAGCAACTGTGACTGGGTGCGGGTGCCTAGGGTTTATTGGCGGTACGCGGCTCCGCGAGTGCTGACTTTGGAATACCTGCCGGGGATTAAAATCAGCCACTACGAAGCTTTGGAAGCGGCCGGTATCGATCGTAAATTAATCGCTCAGTTGGGGGCAAAAGCTTATTTGCGCCAGTTGCTCAACGACGGCTTTTTCCACGCTGACCCACACCCCGGCAACATCGCTGTTAGTCCTGACGGTTGTCTGATTTTCTACGATTTTGGCATGATGGGGCAAATCCAGTCGAACGTCCGCGAAGGACTGATGGAGACCCTCTACGGCATTGCTTCCAAGGATGGACAGCGGATTATGGATTCTCTGATCGAGTTGGGAGCTTTGGTGCCTACGGGTGATATGAGTCCGGTGCGCCGCAGCATCCAGTATATGCTGGACAACTTCATGGACAAGCCTTTTGAAAATCAGTCGGTGAGCGCAATTACGGACGACCTTTACGATATTGCCTACAACCAACCTTTTCGCTTCCCAGCTACTTTTACTTTTGTAATGCGAGCTTTTTCCACCATCGAAGGGGTGGGCCGAGGCTTAGATCCCGAGTTCAACTTTATGGAGGTGGCACAACCTTTTGCCATGCAGCTTATGAGTAATGGAAATGGCCCTGATACAGGTAGCAGCATTTTTAACGAAATCGGCCGTCAGGCGGCTCAGGTGAGTTCGAGTGCTTTGGGTTTGCCCCGCCGGATTGAGGAGACTATTGATAAACTCGAACAGGGAGATTTGCGGATTCGCGTCCGTTCGGCGGAAACAGAGCGTTTGCTCCGCCGCATGAGCAGCGCTCAAATGGGTACGAATTATGCTTTGCTGATGAGTGCTTTTACTTTGTCGGCGACAATTTTGTTTGTCAGCAATCAAGTCTGGCCGGCTGTCGCTGTGGCAGTCCTGGCGGCGGGTGCAGGGTTTGCTATGCTGCGTTTGTTCAGGCGGATCGATCGTTTAGACAGGATGTCTTGA
- a CDS encoding anhydro-N-acetylmuramic acid kinase: MTRVIGLISGTSVDGIDAALVDVVGSQTDLKVQLVAGKTFPYPANLRSQILSVCSGSALSMAELAELDDAIAQEFATAALTIQAEYDNAELIGSHGQTVYHRPAGKAQKDSAGALMGYSLQLGRGALIAELTGITTVSNFRSADIAAGGQGAPLVSIVDACLLAEPNCSLCIQNLGGIGNVTYLPATGKGENQDESEILSLGDGISGWDTGPGNSLLDLAVQHFSGGTKTIDEGGAWAASGTPCQALVEDWLASEFFRQAPPKSTGRELFGVDYFDRCLVEAQGYNLSPADVLATLTELTVASIVHSYQTFLPAMPDRVLLCGGGSHNLYLKRRLQSQLHPVQVLTTSEAGLNVDFKEAIAFAVLAAWRVRGIPGNLPRVTGARAPVLLGEINSCWHSWA, from the coding sequence ATGACCCGCGTTATCGGTTTGATCAGCGGCACGTCGGTGGATGGCATTGATGCTGCTTTAGTGGATGTCGTCGGTTCCCAAACAGACTTGAAAGTGCAATTGGTGGCCGGCAAGACTTTCCCTTATCCTGCTAATTTGCGATCGCAAATTCTCTCAGTTTGCAGCGGCTCAGCTTTGTCAATGGCTGAACTAGCAGAATTAGATGATGCCATCGCCCAAGAATTTGCCACGGCGGCATTGACAATTCAAGCAGAATATGATAATGCCGAATTAATCGGCTCTCACGGTCAAACAGTCTACCACCGACCTGCTGGGAAAGCCCAGAAAGACAGCGCCGGTGCGTTAATGGGCTACAGCTTGCAACTCGGGCGGGGCGCGCTAATTGCGGAATTGACAGGAATTACTACTGTGAGTAACTTTCGCTCGGCAGACATTGCAGCAGGGGGTCAAGGAGCACCTTTAGTGTCAATAGTTGATGCCTGCCTGCTGGCGGAACCCAACTGCAGCCTCTGCATCCAAAATCTCGGCGGAATTGGCAATGTTACCTATCTTCCGGCCACGGGAAAAGGGGAAAACCAGGACGAGTCAGAAATTTTGAGTCTTGGGGATGGCATATCGGGCTGGGATACAGGCCCGGGGAACTCCCTCTTGGATTTGGCAGTGCAGCACTTCTCGGGCGGCACTAAGACGATCGACGAAGGTGGAGCTTGGGCGGCATCGGGAACTCCCTGTCAAGCTTTAGTCGAGGATTGGCTCGCATCAGAGTTCTTCCGCCAAGCACCGCCGAAATCAACGGGGCGAGAGCTATTTGGTGTAGACTATTTTGACAGGTGTTTGGTCGAGGCCCAAGGTTACAACCTCAGTCCTGCTGACGTGCTGGCTACTTTGACAGAACTGACTGTTGCCTCGATCGTTCACAGTTACCAAACTTTTTTACCGGCTATGCCCGATCGAGTTTTACTGTGCGGCGGTGGCAGCCACAATCTCTACTTAAAACGCCGATTGCAATCTCAATTGCACCCAGTGCAAGTGTTGACTACTTCTGAGGCAGGCTTGAATGTAGATTTTAAAGAGGCGATCGCTTTCGCGGTTTTAGCAGCATGGCGGGTTCGGGGCATTCCCGGCAATCTGCCTCGAGTTACTGGTGCCCGGGCACCGGTACTTTTAGGGGAAATTAACTCTTGTTGGCACAGTTGGGCGTGA
- a CDS encoding NblA/ycf18 family protein: MSQPAELSLEQQFSLCSFKTQVSDMSREQAQEFLVKLYEQMMLRETMYRHFLKHHWGLEPNPGVE, from the coding sequence ATGAGCCAACCAGCAGAATTGTCTTTGGAACAGCAATTTAGCCTGTGTTCCTTCAAAACACAGGTAAGTGACATGAGCCGCGAACAAGCTCAGGAGTTTTTGGTCAAGCTTTACGAGCAAATGATGCTACGAGAAACCATGTACCGCCATTTTCTGAAACACCACTGGGGTTTAGAACCTAACCCAGGCGTTGAGTAA
- a CDS encoding serine/threonine protein kinase, translating to MNLAPATVLQQGKYKINATLGIGGFGITYRAIHTHLNQTVVLKTLNESLRQHPESAQFQQQFIAEAQRLSQCQHSNIVRVIDFFEEAGQSFIAMDYIPGQTLAQIVETDRPLPEAQALHYIRQIASAVSTVHHSGLLHGDIKPENIIRRADSHVVMLIDFGIARGFTAGTTQTHTNLLSPGYAPIEQYLYDGKCTPATDIYALAATLYYLLSGVAPVAAPLRDRIPLTELRQFQPNLSPGIERAILQGLEIDPHNRPQTVENWLTMLQETERVSVKRKGKQTLRLPAPPPPQLTFMAFVVTAAIAGWMGFDLAWHYNSTSLSNRPKIESFPSLEDLLKSRDLSGPMFGQPSVESSPLYPIELNKRPKPPLDSSKIPEQIDPSETSAEPSESPSPETPAPEPEAKPEPSPTPKPAEEPSESPIPEPQTEIEPAPQPEAAPVPEVAPLPPEPPAAPAPPAPGSPSAETLPPSESPSPVIASPIERSPEPAIPSRSGNNSDSPIAPDSPPPVADPAVPFPEPATN from the coding sequence ATGAATTTAGCGCCAGCAACAGTCCTGCAACAGGGCAAATACAAAATTAACGCGACTTTAGGGATAGGAGGGTTCGGCATCACTTACCGAGCTATCCACACCCATTTAAACCAAACCGTCGTACTCAAAACCCTCAACGAAAGTCTGCGCCAACACCCAGAATCTGCCCAATTTCAGCAGCAGTTTATTGCCGAAGCCCAACGCCTGTCACAGTGTCAGCATTCCAACATAGTCAGGGTAATCGACTTTTTTGAAGAAGCCGGACAGTCTTTTATTGCAATGGACTACATTCCGGGCCAAACTCTCGCCCAAATAGTCGAAACCGATCGCCCGCTGCCAGAAGCCCAGGCCCTGCACTATATTCGGCAAATAGCCTCAGCCGTAAGTACAGTTCACCACAGCGGATTGCTGCACGGAGATATCAAGCCAGAAAATATTATCCGGCGAGCCGATTCTCACGTAGTAATGTTAATAGATTTCGGAATTGCCCGGGGCTTTACCGCCGGCACCACACAAACCCACACTAACTTGCTCTCCCCTGGGTACGCGCCGATCGAACAATACCTCTATGACGGTAAATGTACACCGGCCACTGATATCTACGCGCTCGCAGCCACCCTCTACTACTTACTCTCCGGCGTGGCGCCCGTAGCAGCACCCCTGCGCGATCGTATTCCCCTAACTGAGTTGCGGCAATTTCAGCCCAACCTCAGCCCGGGAATCGAGCGAGCCATCCTTCAGGGACTTGAAATCGACCCCCACAACCGCCCTCAGACAGTGGAAAATTGGCTCACCATGCTGCAAGAAACAGAGCGAGTATCAGTAAAAAGAAAAGGCAAGCAAACTCTAAGATTGCCCGCACCTCCCCCGCCGCAGTTGACTTTTATGGCGTTTGTGGTAACGGCTGCAATTGCAGGCTGGATGGGTTTTGACCTAGCATGGCACTACAACAGCACCAGTCTCAGCAATCGTCCCAAAATTGAATCCTTCCCATCTCTCGAAGATTTGCTCAAATCCCGCGATTTGTCAGGGCCGATGTTCGGGCAGCCGTCTGTCGAAAGCAGCCCTCTCTACCCGATCGAACTCAACAAGCGCCCCAAACCCCCCTTAGACAGCAGCAAGATTCCCGAACAGATAGATCCCTCCGAAACTAGCGCCGAACCTTCTGAGTCCCCAAGCCCGGAAACTCCCGCCCCAGAACCCGAAGCAAAACCTGAGCCATCCCCGACGCCCAAACCCGCAGAGGAGCCTTCTGAGTCCCCCATTCCAGAGCCTCAAACCGAAATCGAGCCAGCTCCCCAACCAGAAGCCGCACCAGTACCGGAAGTTGCGCCCCTGCCGCCAGAACCGCCCGCCGCACCCGCCCCGCCTGCCCCTGGGAGTCCTAGCGCTGAAACCTTGCCGCCGTCGGAATCCCCGTCGCCAGTAATAGCCTCGCCGATCGAGCGATCGCCTGAGCCTGCGATACCCAGCCGCAGTGGCAACAATTCAGATAGTCCGATCGCACCTGATTCACCACCCCCTGTGGCAGATCCCGCAGTGCCTTTTCCCGAACCTGCGACAAATTAG
- a CDS encoding RNA-guided endonuclease InsQ/TnpB family protein encodes MLVFELKAYGKKQQFEAVDEAIRTVQFIRNKALRFWMENEKVNKYDLNKYSAILAKEFPFCDDLNSMARQSSSERAWSAISRFYDNCKKKVPGKKGFPQFQKDNRSVEYKTTGWRLADDRKSITFTDKKGIGKLKLKGTRDLHFYQRSQIKRVRLVRRADGYYVQFCTQVDRSEKIEITGNTIGLDVGLKEFYTDSNGVAVDNPRFLRKGERRLKKAQKRVSKRVKGSQNRKKARAILGKRHLKISRQRKDFAVKLARCVIQSNDCVVYEDLRIKNMVKNHSLAKSINDASWYMFRIWLEYFGKVFGRITIAVPANGTSQECSSCGTIVKKSLSTRTHACRCGCVLDRDWNAAKNILSRGLSTAGHVGTWILDPNACGELTATDVEVILHRQVDSANQESPRL; translated from the coding sequence ATGCTAGTTTTCGAGTTGAAAGCATACGGTAAAAAGCAGCAATTTGAAGCTGTAGACGAAGCAATTAGAACGGTGCAGTTCATCCGCAACAAAGCATTGCGCTTTTGGATGGAAAACGAAAAAGTCAACAAATACGACTTGAATAAATACAGCGCCATTCTAGCGAAGGAATTCCCGTTTTGCGACGACTTAAACAGCATGGCCAGACAATCGAGTTCAGAAAGAGCGTGGTCGGCGATTTCACGATTCTACGACAACTGCAAAAAGAAAGTCCCAGGAAAAAAAGGGTTTCCGCAATTCCAGAAAGACAACCGCTCGGTAGAGTACAAAACTACGGGCTGGCGTCTGGCAGACGACCGGAAATCAATCACTTTTACCGATAAAAAAGGAATCGGCAAACTTAAATTAAAAGGAACCCGCGACTTGCATTTCTACCAGCGCAGTCAAATCAAACGAGTACGCTTGGTAAGGCGAGCAGACGGATATTATGTCCAGTTTTGCACTCAAGTTGACCGTTCTGAAAAGATTGAAATCACGGGTAACACCATCGGGTTAGATGTAGGACTTAAAGAGTTTTACACTGACTCAAATGGCGTTGCAGTTGATAACCCGCGTTTCCTCCGCAAGGGAGAACGCAGGTTGAAGAAAGCCCAAAAACGAGTTTCAAAACGAGTCAAGGGTTCGCAAAACAGAAAAAAAGCTAGAGCGATTCTAGGGAAGCGCCACCTCAAAATCAGCAGACAGCGTAAAGATTTTGCCGTGAAGTTGGCAAGATGCGTCATCCAGTCTAACGACTGTGTAGTCTACGAAGATTTGAGGATTAAAAATATGGTGAAGAATCACTCTCTAGCAAAATCGATTAACGACGCATCTTGGTATATGTTCCGAATTTGGTTGGAATATTTTGGCAAAGTATTCGGAAGAATTACGATTGCCGTACCAGCTAACGGAACAAGTCAAGAATGCTCTAGTTGCGGAACAATTGTTAAGAAAAGTCTCTCAACGCGAACCCACGCTTGTCGGTGTGGATGCGTATTAGATCGTGACTGGAACGCAGCTAAAAATATCCTGAGTCGGGGATTGAGTACGGCGGGGCACGTCGGAACTTGGATCTTAGATCCGAACGCTTGTGGAGAATTGACCGCTACCGATGTTGAAGTAATTCTGCATCGGCAAGTCGATTCTGCGAATCAAGAATCTCCTCGGCTTTAG
- a CDS encoding ABC transporter substrate-binding protein: protein MAVILSNCGTPSNTASKNSPTPPTPAAVPAGALVYGAGGPPVNLEPGNITDGNSVIVIDQIYNRLTDFKPGTVELEPSLATEWSSSTDGKTWTFKLRSGVKFHDGTDFDAEAVKFNVDRWWDAKNPNGFREAGKNYPIWKNLFGGFKGEKDSLVKDVAVVDKYTIKFVLNQPFAAFPSAIGSGYFGMASPAAVKKAGAQYGTPGSLAVGTGPFVFREWRSGDRIVLEKNQNYWKTGAPKLDRLVIRFVEDPAARLAQLRAGQLDFTVDLTPDQLQEIQADANLEAVLRPAFNVGYLALNPSYEPLAKPEVRRAIAQAINQPEIVKAFWGELGKHDAEFVPSVLNWAASETVKDYEFNPQQAKAMLAKAGYPNGFDLDLWYMPVGRPYFPTPKPIAEALAADLSAIGIRVKLLTKDWSAYLADRLKPPGFQAFMMGWTGDYGDPDNFYYPHFGPGATADLGNWKNPKVIELLDKGRATADRAARAKIYGEVSEILHGEAVRLPIVHSQPLLGKRKNILGWIPSPLGSESFEEVSKN from the coding sequence ATGGCTGTAATTTTATCAAATTGCGGCACGCCTTCAAACACGGCTAGCAAGAATTCTCCAACCCCGCCAACTCCTGCTGCGGTTCCGGCTGGGGCTTTAGTTTACGGTGCGGGCGGGCCGCCGGTCAATCTGGAACCGGGAAATATTACTGATGGGAATTCGGTGATTGTTATCGACCAAATTTACAATCGCTTGACTGATTTCAAACCGGGAACTGTGGAACTTGAGCCGAGTCTCGCTACTGAATGGTCAAGTTCTACAGATGGTAAAACTTGGACTTTTAAGTTGCGTTCCGGGGTCAAGTTTCACGACGGCACGGATTTTGATGCGGAAGCTGTTAAGTTTAATGTGGATCGCTGGTGGGATGCCAAAAATCCTAACGGTTTTCGAGAAGCGGGCAAGAATTATCCGATTTGGAAAAATTTATTTGGCGGGTTTAAGGGAGAAAAAGATTCTTTAGTAAAAGATGTGGCCGTTGTTGATAAGTATACAATTAAATTTGTTTTAAATCAACCTTTTGCTGCTTTTCCCTCGGCGATTGGTTCCGGTTATTTCGGGATGGCGAGTCCGGCGGCGGTGAAAAAAGCGGGTGCTCAGTACGGCACTCCGGGGTCGCTGGCGGTGGGGACGGGGCCTTTTGTGTTTCGGGAATGGCGATCGGGCGATCGCATTGTTTTGGAGAAAAATCAGAATTATTGGAAAACTGGCGCGCCAAAACTCGATCGATTGGTAATTCGTTTTGTGGAAGATCCGGCGGCGCGGCTGGCTCAATTGAGAGCCGGACAGCTCGATTTTACCGTTGATTTAACGCCGGATCAATTGCAAGAAATTCAGGCAGATGCAAATTTAGAAGCTGTGTTGCGCCCTGCTTTTAATGTCGGTTATTTAGCCTTAAATCCGAGTTACGAACCTTTAGCAAAACCGGAAGTTAGACGGGCGATCGCGCAAGCAATTAACCAGCCTGAAATTGTCAAAGCTTTTTGGGGAGAACTCGGCAAACACGATGCGGAATTTGTGCCATCAGTGCTGAATTGGGCGGCGTCTGAAACAGTGAAAGATTACGAATTTAACCCGCAGCAAGCTAAAGCGATGCTGGCGAAAGCAGGTTATCCGAACGGTTTCGATTTGGATTTGTGGTATATGCCCGTGGGCCGTCCCTATTTTCCCACGCCGAAGCCGATCGCTGAGGCTTTGGCGGCGGATTTGAGCGCGATCGGGATTCGGGTAAAATTGCTGACAAAGGATTGGTCTGCTTATTTAGCCGATCGACTCAAACCTCCCGGATTTCAAGCTTTTATGATGGGTTGGACGGGCGATTACGGCGACCCGGATAATTTCTATTATCCCCATTTCGGACCCGGTGCGACGGCCGATTTGGGTAATTGGAAAAATCCCAAAGTTATCGAACTTTTAGATAAAGGTAGGGCGACTGCGGATCGGGCTGCGAGGGCAAAAATTTATGGGGAAGTTAGCGAGATTTTGCACGGGGAAGCTGTGCGTTTGCCGATCGTACATTCGCAGCCGCTTTTAGGAAAACGCAAGAATATTCTAGGTTGGATTCCGAGTCCTTTGGGGTCGGAATCTTTTGAGGAAGTGAGCAAAAATTGA